The following are encoded in a window of Gossypium raimondii isolate GPD5lz chromosome 13, ASM2569854v1, whole genome shotgun sequence genomic DNA:
- the LOC105781877 gene encoding protein DETOXIFICATION 18 — MESPLNVEGANGCRPEGTNGRCWKKVMDLAEAKTQIMFAVPMVLSNVFYFSITMVSVMFAGHLGEVELAGSTLANSWATVTGFAFMTGLSGALETLCGQGFGAKMYKMLGIYLQASCIISFFFSIIISVLWSFTEPILVLLHQDPEISRAAAVYMKYLIPGLFAYGFLQNILRFLQTQSIVIPLVVFSVVPLGIHFGIVYSLVNKTSLGYKGAPMAASVSIWISFLLLALYVLFANKFQNTWTGFSFESFRYIIRNSKLALPSAAMICLEVWAFEILVVLAGLMPNSEISTSLVAICVNTEAIAFMITIGLSAATSTRVSNELGAGNPNQAKHAMVVTLKLSILLAVAVVVSLSLGHDIWAGFFSDSHSINKKFAEMTPLLIPSIAVDAIQGVLSGAVRGCGWQRVTVLANLGAFYFIGMPIAIVLGFKFHLYVKKLERESDSVSMAKLKDYVMGEEEANKMEAFEPNEDMQQQQQP, encoded by the exons ATGGAAAGTCCATTGAATGTAGAGGGTGCTAATGGCTGTAGACCAGAAGGAACCAATGGAAGGTGTTGGAAAAAAGTCATGGATTTGGCAGAGGCTAAGACTCAAATAATGTTTGCAGTGCCAATGGTGTTATCCAATGTTTTTTACTTCTCAATTACTATGGTTTCTGTCATGTTTGCTGGCCACCTTGGTGAGGTCGAGCTTGCTGGTTCAACGCTTGCCAATTCATGGGCTACTGTTACTGGTTTTGCTTTCATG ACAGGTTTAAGTGGAGCATTGGAGACCCTTTGTGGTCAAGGATTTGGTGCAAAAATGTACAAAATGCTGGGAATTTACCTTCAAGCTTCTTGcattatttccttctttttctcgattatcATATCGGTTTTATGGTCCTTCACTGAGCCAATCCTTGTTTTGCTTCACCAAGATCCTGAAATCTCGAGAGCTGCTGCTGTTTACATGAAGTATTTGATTCCtggtttatttgcttatggttTTCTTCAAAACATATTGAGGTTTCTTCAGACACAAAGCATTGTTATACCTTTGGTCGTATTTTCTGTCGTTCCATTGGGTATCCATTTCGGGATTGTTTACAGTTTGGTAAACAAGACAAGTCTTGGTTACAAAGGTGCTCCCATGGCGGCTTCAGTTTCAATATGgatatcatttcttttattagcTCTATATGTTCTTTTCGCCAACAAATTTCAGAACACATGGACCGGATTCTCTTTTGAATCATTTCGTTATATcatacggaactccaaattagcTCTTCCTTCTGCAGCAATGATTTG TTTGGAGGTCTGGGCTTTTGAGATTCTTGTGGTCTTAGCTGGTTTGATGCCAAATTCAGAAATATCAACTTCATTGGTTGCAATATG TGTGAATACCGAAGCCATTGCCTTTATGATCACAATCGGCCTCAGTGCTGCTACAAG CACAAGAGTGTCAAATGAACTAGGGGCAGGAAATCCAAACCAAGCAAAGCATGCCATGGTAGTGACTCTCAAGCTCTCCATCCTTCTTGCGGTAGCAGTTGTTGTTTCGCTATCCTTGGGACATGATATTTGGGCTGGTTTCTTTAGTGATAGCCATTccataaacaaaaaatttgcaGAGATGACACCGTTGCTCATCCCCTCAATAGCGGTTGATGCCATACAAGGTGTCTTATCAG GGGCTGTAAGGGGATGTGGTTGGCAACGTGTGACAGTATTGGCTAATTTGGGGGCTTTCTATTTCATTGGAATGCCAATTGCGATTGTTCTTGGATTCAAGTTTCATCTATATGTTAAG AAATTAGAAAGGGAAAGTGATAGTGTATCAATGGCTAAGTTAAAGGACTACGTGATGGGAGAGGAGGAAGCCAATAAAATGGAAGCCTTTGAACCCAATGAGGACATGCAACAGCAGCAACAGCCATAG